A window from Salvia miltiorrhiza cultivar Shanhuang (shh) chromosome 2, IMPLAD_Smil_shh, whole genome shotgun sequence encodes these proteins:
- the LOC131012344 gene encoding flavonoid 8-O-methyltransferase 1-like, with product MAVPNVDECSKQELLDAEAHVWTHIYHYINSMALKCAIQLGIPDTIHKHGKPMTLPRLAIALSINEPKHDALHRLMRILVHSKFFNQDEEEAYCLTLASRLLLRDEPSSVAPYALAVLDPGFMDTFHHLGEWFGNECVSPFDFKHGKTLWEYAGIHPRWNQLFNEAMCNDSRLVASVVLKECRHIFEGLETVVDVGGGAGILAKAVADGFPGLKATVLDLPHVVAELEGSENLEYVSGDMFDSVPPADAVLLKWILHDWSDEECVKILEKCKEAIAGSKNKNGGKLIVIDMILDDTNGSEDESIIESQLLFDVSMMTCVTGKERTKKEWVELFSAVGFKTYKFHPVLRLRSVIEVFP from the exons ATGGCAGTGCCTAATGTAGATGAGTGTTCCAAACAAGAGCTCCTAGATGCTGAAGCTCATGTGTGGACTCACATCTACCACTACATAAATTCCATGGCCCTAAAATGCGCCATTCAATTAGGCATACCCGATACAATCCACAAACACGGAAAGCCAATGACGCTTCCTCGGTTAGCCATCGCTCTCTCCATCAACGAGCCCAAACACGACGCCCTCCACCGCCTCATGCGCATTCTAGTCCACTCCAAGTTCTTTAACCAAGACGAGGAAGAGGCTTATTGCCTCACACTGGCTTCACGCCTCCTACTGAGAGACGAGCCCTCGAGCGTGGCGCCTTATGCGCTCGCAGTGCTCGACCCGGGCTTCATGGATACGTTCCATCACTTGGGTGAATGGTTTGGAAATGAATGCGTCTCTCCATTTGACTTCAAACATGGGAAAACTCTATGGGAGTATGCAGGGATTCACCCAAGATGGAACCAACTGTTTAATGAAGCAATGTGTAATGATTCGAGATTGGTAGCAAGTGTAGTATTGAAAGAATGTAGGCACATTTTCGAGGGGTTGGAAACTGTGGTGGATGTCGGTGGAGGCGCCGGCATACTGGCGAAAGCGGTGGCGGACGGCTTTCCTGGCTTGAAAGCTACGGTGTTGGATCTTCCGCACGTGGTGGCTGAGCTGGAAGGGTCGGAGAATTTGGAGTATGTGAGCGGGGACATGTTCGACTCCGTCCCGCCCGCCGATGCAGTTCTCCTCAAG TGGATATTGCATGATTGGAGCGACGAAGAATGTGTAAAAATACTTGAAAAATGCAAAGAAGCCATAGCAGGGAGCAAGAACAAGAATGGTGGAAAATTGATTGTTATTGATATGATTTTGGATGATACGAACGGAAGTGAAGATGAGTCAATTATTGAATCTCAACTGTTGTTTGATGTATCGATGATGACTTGTGTAACTGGAAAAGAGAGAACTAAGAAAGAGTGGGTTGAGCTCTTTTCTGCTGTTGGCTTCAAAACTTACAAATTTCATCCCGTGTTAAGATTGAGGTCTGTGATCGAGGTTTTTCCATAA